A single region of the Parasphingorhabdus litoris DSM 22379 genome encodes:
- the rplD gene encoding 50S ribosomal protein L4, which translates to MKLKVKTLDAKAKGDIDLNDDVFGLEARADILHRVVNWQREKARGTARPTRERSDIARTGKKFGNQKGGGTARHGDRRAPIFVGGGKAHGARKRDFNPSLNKKVRALGLKMALSDKAKNDNLIVLENIEMKEAKTQALLANITKLGFGKSALVMDGDDVNDAFSKASNNIPRVNVMSAAGANVYDILNHETLVLTRAAVEKLEARFNG; encoded by the coding sequence ATGAAATTGAAAGTGAAAACCCTCGACGCAAAAGCCAAAGGCGACATCGATTTGAATGATGACGTGTTCGGTTTGGAAGCGCGCGCAGACATTTTGCACCGCGTCGTCAACTGGCAACGTGAAAAAGCACGCGGCACGGCCCGTCCAACGCGTGAGCGTAGTGACATTGCCCGCACCGGTAAGAAGTTCGGTAACCAAAAGGGCGGTGGTACTGCTCGTCATGGTGATCGCCGTGCACCTATCTTCGTTGGTGGTGGTAAAGCCCACGGTGCTCGCAAGCGTGACTTCAACCCATCGCTGAACAAGAAAGTTCGCGCACTGGGTCTGAAAATGGCGCTGTCCGACAAAGCAAAGAACGACAACTTGATCGTGCTTGAGAATATTGAAATGAAAGAAGCCAAAACACAGGCTCTTCTGGCCAATATTACGAAGCTCGGTTTTGGCAAGTCAGCACTGGTCATGGATGGTGATGATGTGAATGATGCTTTCTCTAAAGCATCGAACAACATTCCACGCGTCAATGTGATGTCCGCTGCTGGTGCCAATGTTTATGACATTTTGAACCATGAGACCCTGGTGCTGACACGCGCTGCGGTTGAAAAGCTGGAGGCACGCTTCAATGGCTAA
- the rplE gene encoding 50S ribosomal protein L5, whose amino-acid sequence MADKYLPRMRKKYDDEIVKAMQEKFNYSNAMEVPKITKITLNMGVGEGSQDKKKATTAAAEMELIAGQKPVITKAKTSIATFKLREGMPIGCKVTLRRERMYEFLDRLITVAMPRIRDFRGLNPKSFDGRGNFAMGIKEQIIFPEIAYDDIDVVRGMDIIVTTSAKTNDEARELLKLFGFPFPQEEEQAAA is encoded by the coding sequence ATGGCTGATAAATATTTGCCACGCATGCGCAAAAAATATGACGATGAGATCGTCAAAGCGATGCAGGAAAAGTTCAACTATTCCAATGCTATGGAAGTGCCAAAGATCACCAAGATCACACTGAACATGGGTGTTGGTGAAGGTAGCCAGGACAAGAAGAAAGCCACGACAGCTGCGGCTGAAATGGAACTGATTGCTGGTCAGAAGCCTGTCATTACCAAAGCCAAGACGTCAATCGCGACATTCAAGCTGCGTGAAGGCATGCCGATTGGTTGTAAAGTGACATTGCGCCGTGAGCGGATGTACGAATTTCTCGATCGTCTGATTACGGTGGCTATGCCGCGTATTCGTGACTTTCGCGGTCTGAACCCAAAGAGTTTTGATGGTCGTGGCAACTTTGCCATGGGCATTAAAGAGCAGATTATTTTTCCTGAGATTGCCTATGACGACATCGACGTGGTGCGCGGCATGGACATTATCGTGACGACTAGCGCGAAAACGAACGATGAAGCTCGTGAGCTTTTGAAACTGTTCGGTTTCCCGTTCCCGCAGGAAGAAGAGCAAGCAGCGGCATAA
- the rplP gene encoding 50S ribosomal protein L16 has translation MLQPKKTKFRKAHKGRIKGKAPGGTTLNFGSYGLKAMEPERITARQIEAARRAITRHIKRQGRLWIRIFPDVPVSKKPAEVRQGKGKGSVEYWACRVKPGRIMFELDGVPGPIAAVAFERAAMKLPIKTKVVARLGDTSHLEG, from the coding sequence ATGCTGCAACCAAAGAAAACAAAATTCCGGAAGGCTCATAAGGGCCGGATTAAAGGAAAGGCGCCAGGCGGCACGACGCTGAACTTCGGTTCTTACGGTCTGAAAGCCATGGAGCCAGAGCGGATCACCGCGCGTCAGATCGAAGCGGCTCGCCGTGCGATCACCCGTCACATCAAACGGCAAGGTCGTTTGTGGATCCGTATCTTCCCAGACGTGCCGGTTTCGAAGAAACCAGCAGAAGTTCGTCAGGGTAAAGGTAAGGGTTCGGTTGAATATTGGGCTTGCCGGGTAAAACCAGGCCGGATCATGTTTGAACTGGATGGTGTTCCTGGCCCAATTGCTGCGGTTGCTTTCGAGCGTGCGGCGATGAAGCTCCCTATCAAGACAAAAGTTGTGGCTCGCCTTGGCGATACGTCACATTTGGAAGGTTAA
- the tuf gene encoding elongation factor Tu, with amino-acid sequence MAKEKFERNKPHCNIGTIGHVDHGKTTLTAAITKVLAESGGGEAVDFANIDKAPEERERGITISTAHVEYETDNRHYAHVDCPGHADYVKNMITGAAQMDGAILVVNAADGPMPQTREHILLARQVGVPALVVFMNKVDQVDDEELLELVEMEVRELLSSYDFDGDNIPIVAGSALAALEGRDDNIGKEKILELMAAVDEHIPQPDRPVDQDFLMPIEDVFSISGRGTVVTGRVETGVVNVGDEVEIVGIKDTSKTTVTGVEMFRKLLDSGEAGDNIGALIRGVAREEVERGQVLCKPGSITPHTEFSAEVYVLSKDEGGRHTPFFANYRPQFYFRTTDVTGEVILPEGTEMVMPGDNVTINVKLIAPIAMDSGLRFAIREGGRTVGSGVVSTVTK; translated from the coding sequence GCGGTGAAGCCGTAGACTTCGCGAACATTGACAAGGCGCCGGAAGAGCGTGAGCGCGGCATCACCATTTCAACGGCACACGTTGAATATGAAACAGACAACCGCCACTATGCGCACGTCGACTGCCCGGGTCACGCTGACTATGTTAAAAACATGATCACCGGCGCGGCTCAGATGGACGGTGCTATTCTGGTTGTGAACGCAGCTGACGGTCCAATGCCACAGACTCGCGAGCACATCCTGCTTGCTCGTCAGGTTGGCGTTCCTGCTCTTGTTGTTTTCATGAACAAAGTTGATCAGGTTGACGACGAAGAACTGCTTGAGCTCGTTGAAATGGAAGTTCGTGAACTTCTTTCTTCTTACGACTTCGATGGCGACAATATTCCCATCGTTGCTGGTTCTGCTCTGGCTGCTCTCGAAGGCCGTGACGACAATATCGGTAAAGAGAAAATTCTTGAGCTGATGGCTGCTGTTGATGAGCACATTCCACAGCCCGACCGTCCGGTTGACCAGGACTTCCTGATGCCAATCGAGGACGTGTTCTCAATTTCTGGTCGTGGTACGGTTGTTACCGGCCGTGTTGAAACCGGCGTTGTGAATGTTGGCGACGAAGTTGAAATCGTTGGTATCAAAGATACCTCGAAAACAACGGTTACCGGCGTTGAAATGTTCCGTAAGTTGCTCGACAGCGGTGAAGCTGGCGATAACATCGGTGCCTTGATCCGCGGCGTTGCTCGTGAAGAAGTTGAGCGTGGTCAGGTTCTTTGTAAGCCTGGTTCGATCACTCCTCACACAGAGTTCAGTGCAGAAGTTTACGTGTTGTCGAAAGACGAGGGTGGCCGTCATACGCCATTCTTCGCTAACTATCGCCCACAATTCTACTTCCGTACAACGGACGTGACCGGCGAAGTTATCCTGCCAGAAGGTACGGAAATGGTTATGCCTGGTGACAACGTGACAATTAACGTGAAGTTGATTGCGCCAATCGCTATGGACTCCGGTCTTCGCTTCGCTATTCGCGAAGGTGGTCGCACCGTCGGTTCTGGGGTTGTCAGCACCGTAACAAAGTAA
- the rpsH gene encoding 30S ribosomal protein S8, giving the protein MAFTDPLGDMLTRIRNGQQARKDSVVSPASKLRGAVLEVLQREGYIRGYSEEEVNKHPGLRIELKYFEGEPAIRHVARVSKPGRRIYSGSQELPSVRNGLGITIVSTPKGVLSDAEARQQNVGGEVLAEVF; this is encoded by the coding sequence ATGGCTTTTACCGATCCCTTGGGTGATATGCTCACCCGCATCCGTAACGGACAGCAAGCACGTAAGGACAGTGTGGTTTCACCTGCTTCCAAATTGCGCGGTGCTGTTCTCGAAGTTCTGCAGCGCGAAGGTTATATTCGCGGCTACAGCGAAGAAGAGGTGAACAAGCACCCTGGTCTTCGTATTGAACTGAAATATTTTGAAGGCGAGCCGGCTATCCGCCACGTGGCCCGCGTTTCAAAGCCTGGTCGTCGTATCTACAGCGGTTCACAGGAACTGCCATCAGTGCGCAATGGCCTGGGCATCACAATCGTTTCGACGCCAAAAGGTGTTTTGTCTGACGCAGAAGCGCGCCAGCAGAATGTCGGCGGCGAAGTACTCGCAGAGGTGTTCTAA
- the rpsJ gene encoding 30S ribosomal protein S10 → METQNIRIRLKAFDHRVLDQATGDIADTARRTGALIRGPIPMPTRIEKFTVNRGPHVDKKSREQFEVRTYKRLLDIVQPTPQTVDALMKLDLAAGVNVEIKLA, encoded by the coding sequence ATGGAAACGCAGAATATTCGCATACGCTTGAAAGCATTCGATCATCGGGTTCTCGATCAGGCGACCGGCGATATCGCTGACACAGCTCGCCGCACTGGCGCGCTTATCCGTGGACCGATCCCAATGCCAACGCGCATCGAAAAATTTACCGTAAACCGCGGCCCACACGTTGACAAAAAGTCACGTGAACAGTTTGAGGTCCGGACTTACAAAAGGTTGCTCGACATCGTGCAGCCTACGCCGCAAACCGTCGATGCTTTGATGAAGCTCGACCTTGCTGCAGGTGTGAATGTAGAGATTAAGCTCGCTTAA
- the rplX gene encoding 50S ribosomal protein L24 → MANAKIKKGDTVVVLSGKDKGKSGEVTKVMPKDDKVIVAGANVAVRHRKPTQANPQGGLERREAPMHISKVALADPKDGKPTRVRFEEKDGKMVRVAVKSGEKVDG, encoded by the coding sequence ATGGCCAATGCAAAGATTAAAAAGGGTGACACCGTTGTTGTTCTGTCCGGCAAGGACAAGGGCAAGTCCGGTGAAGTGACCAAGGTTATGCCAAAAGACGATAAAGTTATCGTCGCTGGGGCCAATGTAGCTGTGCGTCACCGCAAACCGACACAGGCCAACCCGCAAGGTGGTCTGGAACGCCGTGAAGCACCAATGCACATCAGCAAGGTTGCTCTGGCCGATCCTAAAGATGGCAAGCCGACACGGGTTCGCTTTGAAGAGAAAGACGGAAAGATGGTCCGTGTGGCCGTGAAATCCGGGGAGAAAGTCGATGGCTGA
- the rpsC gene encoding 30S ribosomal protein S3, with translation MGQKSNPIGLRLQINRTWDSRWYAEGADYGNLLMEDIKMRKYILETVPQAAISKVVIERPAKTCRVSIYAARPGVIIGKKGADIEKLRRKLSEMSSSDVSLNIVEIRKPEVDAQLVAQGIGDQLIRRVAFRRAMKRAVQSALRLGAEGIKIVCGGRLGGAEIARVEWYREGRVPLHTLRANIDYAEHEALTAYGIIGIKVWIFKGEILGHDPMAQDRLMVEAQTSGVRPSR, from the coding sequence ATGGGTCAAAAGAGTAATCCTATCGGGCTTCGCCTGCAGATTAACCGGACTTGGGACAGCCGCTGGTATGCGGAAGGTGCTGATTACGGCAACCTCTTGATGGAAGACATCAAGATGCGCAAATATATCCTGGAAACCGTGCCACAGGCTGCGATCTCCAAGGTTGTGATCGAGCGTCCGGCCAAGACTTGCCGCGTTTCCATCTATGCGGCTCGCCCCGGTGTTATCATCGGTAAGAAAGGCGCGGATATTGAGAAGCTGCGCCGCAAGCTCAGTGAAATGTCTTCCAGCGATGTTTCTTTGAACATTGTTGAAATTCGCAAGCCAGAAGTTGACGCGCAATTGGTGGCACAGGGCATTGGTGATCAGTTGATCCGCCGTGTTGCTTTCCGCCGGGCGATGAAGCGCGCTGTTCAGTCCGCTCTGCGTCTAGGTGCTGAAGGTATTAAAATTGTTTGTGGTGGCCGTTTGGGCGGAGCAGAAATTGCCCGCGTTGAATGGTACCGTGAAGGCCGCGTGCCGCTCCATACGCTGCGCGCCAATATCGACTATGCTGAACATGAAGCGCTTACCGCTTACGGCATTATCGGTATCAAGGTCTGGATTTTCAAAGGCGAGATATTGGGTCACGACCCGATGGCTCAGGATCGGTTGATGGTGGAAGCGCAAACTTCCGGCGTTCGCCCCTCTCGTTGA
- the rplC gene encoding 50S ribosomal protein L3, which translates to MRTGVIAKKMGMTRLFQEDGRHVPVTVLSLEECQVVGARKQDPDGYFAVQLGAGARKAKNVNKPQREAFAKAEVEPKARVAEFRVESEEGLLPVGATITADHFIAGQMVDIQGVTQGKGFAGAMKRWGFGGMRATHGVSISHRAHGSTGQNQDPGKVFKGKKMAGHMGARNRTQQNLEIVRTDAARGLIFVRGSVPGSKGGWLLVKDAVKVALPEGVPFPGAMRRNADETATEDAPAGMIEADAAIEAPTGPTDEEIAAAAAETPAEAPAETPAEEKSDAADDAGKEG; encoded by the coding sequence GTGCGTACTGGCGTGATCGCGAAAAAAATGGGGATGACCCGCTTGTTCCAGGAAGATGGTCGGCATGTGCCGGTAACCGTTCTTTCCCTGGAAGAATGTCAGGTTGTTGGAGCCCGCAAACAGGATCCGGATGGCTATTTTGCTGTTCAGCTTGGTGCAGGTGCCCGTAAAGCGAAAAATGTAAACAAACCACAACGTGAAGCTTTTGCAAAAGCAGAAGTAGAGCCAAAGGCTCGTGTTGCTGAATTCCGGGTTGAGAGCGAAGAAGGCTTGCTCCCAGTTGGCGCAACAATCACGGCTGACCACTTTATTGCTGGTCAGATGGTCGATATTCAAGGTGTGACACAAGGTAAGGGCTTTGCCGGTGCCATGAAGCGTTGGGGCTTCGGCGGTATGCGCGCAACCCACGGTGTTTCCATCTCTCACCGTGCGCACGGTTCGACTGGTCAAAACCAGGATCCAGGCAAGGTCTTCAAAGGTAAGAAGATGGCCGGTCACATGGGTGCGCGCAATCGCACGCAACAAAATCTGGAAATCGTCCGTACAGACGCCGCTCGCGGTTTGATCTTTGTGCGTGGCAGCGTTCCCGGTTCCAAAGGTGGCTGGTTGCTGGTTAAAGATGCCGTGAAAGTGGCTCTTCCCGAAGGTGTTCCATTCCCGGGTGCCATGCGCCGTAACGCGGATGAAACAGCGACCGAAGATGCGCCAGCAGGCATGATCGAAGCCGATGCAGCGATCGAAGCGCCAACCGGTCCTACCGATGAAGAAATCGCAGCAGCAGCAGCGGAAACGCCAGCTGAAGCACCTGCCGAAACACCAGCAGAAGAAAAATCTGATGCTGCAGATGATGCAGGGAAGGAGGGCTAA
- the rpmC gene encoding 50S ribosomal protein L29, with translation MSKTEDLRTKTDDQLESDLGELKREAFNLRFQSATNQLEKPSRIREVRRTIAKIKTLQNERAKAAVAEKA, from the coding sequence ATGAGCAAGACAGAAGATTTGCGGACCAAAACCGACGATCAGCTTGAAAGCGATCTGGGCGAGCTGAAGCGCGAGGCATTTAACCTGCGCTTTCAGTCTGCGACCAACCAGCTCGAAAAGCCAAGTCGGATACGCGAAGTGCGTCGCACGATTGCGAAGATTAAAACCCTGCAGAACGAGCGCGCGAAAGCCGCCGTCGCAGAAAAGGCGTAA
- a CDS encoding 50S ribosomal protein L23 — MAKKEAVDIRHYDVIVGPHITEKSTLLSENNAVVFKVANTATKPQIKAAIEALFDVKVKGVNTMVQKGKTKRWKGRPYTRNDVKKAVVTLAEGQTIDITTGV; from the coding sequence ATGGCTAAAAAAGAAGCAGTAGACATTCGTCACTATGACGTAATTGTCGGCCCACACATCACCGAGAAATCAACCTTGCTCAGCGAAAATAACGCTGTGGTTTTCAAAGTTGCGAACACCGCAACCAAGCCGCAGATCAAAGCCGCTATCGAGGCGCTGTTTGATGTCAAAGTCAAAGGCGTGAACACGATGGTGCAAAAGGGCAAAACCAAGCGTTGGAAGGGTCGTCCCTACACGCGCAACGATGTTAAAAAGGCTGTTGTCACGCTGGCTGAAGGCCAGACGATCGACATCACCACGGGAGTTTAA
- the rplF gene encoding 50S ribosomal protein L6, which produces MSRIGKKAVSIPDGVTATLDDGLVKIKGPKGELSTPMVDDLTYELSDGGLLVTPANKTTRARSYWGMQRTLVQNLVDGVTEGFTKVLEISGVGYRAAVKGKTLNLQLGFSHDVDFDIPEGITIKTPDQTTVEISGIDKQQVGQVAAEIRRWRKPEPYKGKGIKYRGEYVFRKEGKKK; this is translated from the coding sequence ATGTCTCGTATCGGCAAAAAAGCAGTAAGCATTCCTGATGGTGTTACCGCCACTCTGGATGACGGTCTGGTAAAGATCAAAGGACCCAAGGGCGAACTTTCAACCCCTATGGTTGATGATCTGACCTATGAGCTGAGCGATGGCGGTTTGTTGGTAACCCCGGCAAATAAGACCACGCGCGCACGCTCTTACTGGGGCATGCAGCGGACACTGGTTCAGAACCTTGTCGACGGTGTGACCGAAGGCTTTACCAAGGTGCTAGAAATCAGCGGCGTTGGTTACCGTGCAGCGGTTAAGGGCAAGACCCTGAACCTGCAGCTGGGTTTCAGCCACGATGTCGATTTCGACATTCCAGAAGGCATCACCATCAAGACACCGGATCAGACCACGGTCGAAATTTCGGGCATTGATAAACAGCAGGTTGGTCAGGTTGCCGCAGAAATTCGGCGCTGGCGCAAACCGGAGCCTTATAAAGGCAAGGGCATTAAATATCGCGGCGAATATGTTTTCCGCAAAGAAGGGAAGAAGAAATAA
- the rpsS gene encoding 30S ribosomal protein S19, whose protein sequence is MARSIKKGPFVDLHLLKKAQDAQEASKRSPIKTWSRRSTVLPDFVGLTFNVYNGQKFIPVSVNEDMVGHKLGEFAPTRNYYGHGADKKGKK, encoded by the coding sequence ATGGCTCGTTCCATCAAAAAAGGTCCATTTGTTGACCTCCATCTGCTGAAAAAAGCGCAAGACGCTCAGGAAGCTAGCAAGCGTTCGCCGATCAAGACATGGTCGCGTCGTTCTACGGTTCTCCCTGATTTTGTTGGGCTGACTTTCAATGTTTATAACGGTCAAAAATTCATTCCGGTTTCCGTGAATGAAGACATGGTTGGCCACAAGCTTGGCGAGTTCGCTCCTACGCGTAACTATTACGGCCATGGCGCTGACAAAAAAGGCAAGAAATAA
- the rplB gene encoding 50S ribosomal protein L2, with translation MALKSYKPTSPARRGLILVDKSGLWKGKPVKKLVEGKRKTGGRNNKGHVTSRGIAGGHKQKYRLVDFKRRKFDVSATVERIEYDPNRTAFIALIKYDDGELSYILAPQRMAVGDTVIAGEKVDVKPGNAMKLSQMPIGTIIHNVEMKPGKGGQIARSAGTYVQIVGRDRGMVIVRLNSGEQRYIRSDCMGTVGAVSNPDNSNQNFGKAGRTRWKGRRPLTRGVAKNPVDHPHGGGEGRTSGGRHPVTPWGKPTKGARTRKNKTTDKMIIRSRHAKKKR, from the coding sequence ATGGCATTAAAATCCTATAAACCGACAAGTCCCGCACGGCGTGGTCTTATCCTGGTCGACAAGAGCGGCCTGTGGAAAGGCAAGCCCGTCAAGAAACTTGTCGAAGGCAAGCGCAAAACTGGCGGCCGCAACAACAAAGGTCATGTGACCTCTCGCGGTATCGCTGGTGGTCATAAGCAGAAATATCGTCTGGTGGACTTCAAGCGCCGCAAGTTCGATGTTTCGGCAACGGTTGAGCGGATCGAATATGATCCTAACCGGACGGCTTTCATTGCTTTGATCAAATATGATGACGGCGAGCTGAGCTACATCTTGGCACCGCAACGTATGGCCGTTGGTGACACTGTCATCGCTGGTGAAAAAGTTGACGTGAAGCCTGGTAACGCGATGAAATTGTCGCAGATGCCAATCGGTACGATCATCCACAATGTGGAAATGAAGCCAGGCAAGGGCGGTCAGATTGCTCGCTCTGCTGGTACATATGTCCAGATTGTTGGTCGTGACCGCGGCATGGTTATCGTTCGCCTGAACTCAGGTGAACAGCGTTATATCCGCAGCGATTGCATGGGCACGGTTGGCGCGGTTTCTAACCCCGACAACTCGAACCAGAATTTCGGTAAAGCGGGCCGCACCCGTTGGAAGGGCCGTCGTCCTTTGACACGTGGTGTTGCGAAAAACCCTGTCGATCACCCGCATGGTGGTGGTGAAGGTCGGACCTCCGGTGGTCGTCACCCAGTGACACCATGGGGCAAGCCAACCAAGGGCGCTCGTACCCGTAAGAATAAAACGACCGACAAGATGATCATCCGGTCGCGTCACGCGAAGAAGAAGAGGTAA
- the rpsN gene encoding 30S ribosomal protein S14, protein MAKLSSINKNERRKKLVKKYAGRYAKLKAMANDESLDETERLMARLKMAEIPRNGNPTRVRNRCETTGRPRGYYRKFRLCRIELRDMANKGLIPGVTKSSW, encoded by the coding sequence ATGGCGAAACTGAGTTCCATTAATAAAAACGAACGTCGCAAGAAGCTGGTGAAGAAATATGCCGGTCGTTATGCGAAGTTGAAGGCGATGGCCAACGATGAGTCTCTTGATGAGACTGAGCGTTTGATGGCGCGTCTTAAAATGGCGGAAATTCCGCGCAACGGTAATCCAACCCGCGTGCGTAACCGCTGCGAAACCACAGGGCGTCCACGCGGCTATTACCGCAAGTTCCGTCTCTGCCGCATCGAGCTGCGTGATATGGCCAATAAAGGCCTTATCCCCGGCGTAACGAAATCCAGCTGGTAA
- the rplV gene encoding 50S ribosomal protein L22: MGKASSPRRVGDNEALAVGNSIRGSAQKLNLVAQLIRGKKAEDALNILSFSKKSMAKDVSKVLASAIANAENNHNLDVDALIVQEASVGKSLTMKRWKARARGRSAKIIKPFSRVRIVVREHEEEEA; encoded by the coding sequence ATGGGTAAGGCATCATCACCCCGCCGCGTTGGCGACAATGAAGCTTTGGCTGTTGGCAATTCCATTCGTGGTTCTGCCCAAAAGCTGAACCTTGTTGCACAGTTGATCCGCGGCAAGAAAGCAGAAGACGCTTTGAACATCCTGTCCTTCTCTAAAAAGAGCATGGCCAAAGATGTGAGCAAGGTTCTCGCTTCCGCCATCGCCAATGCAGAAAACAACCATAATCTGGATGTTGACGCATTGATCGTTCAGGAAGCCAGTGTTGGCAAAAGCCTGACCATGAAGCGCTGGAAAGCCCGCGCACGTGGCCGCTCTGCCAAGATCATCAAGCCATTTAGCCGCGTGCGCATTGTTGTGCGTGAGCATGAAGAAGAAGAGGCGTAA
- the rplN gene encoding 50S ribosomal protein L14: protein MIQMQSNLEVADNSGAKRVQCIKVLGGSKRRFAGVGDIIVVSIKEAAPRGKVKKGDVHRAVIVRTKKDIRRKDGSVIRFDSNAAVLVNNAQEPIGTRIFGPVVRELRAKKHMKIISLAPEVL, encoded by the coding sequence ATGATCCAGATGCAATCGAACTTGGAGGTCGCTGATAATAGCGGAGCCAAACGCGTGCAGTGTATCAAGGTGCTGGGCGGTTCCAAGCGCCGTTTTGCTGGCGTTGGCGACATTATTGTTGTGTCGATCAAGGAAGCGGCTCCGCGCGGCAAGGTCAAAAAAGGTGACGTTCACCGGGCTGTGATCGTACGCACGAAGAAAGATATCCGCCGCAAAGACGGTTCGGTTATCCGCTTCGACAGCAACGCCGCTGTGCTGGTCAACAATGCGCAGGAGCCTATTGGCACGCGTATCTTTGGCCCTGTGGTTCGCGAACTGCGCGCCAAGAAGCACATGAAAATCATCAGCCTTGCGCCGGAGGTACTATAA
- the rpsQ gene encoding 30S ribosomal protein S17 → MPKRILTGTVVSDKGDKTIVVNVERKVKHPLYGKIMRRSKKYHAHDEKNEMSTGETVRIEETKPISKLKTWKVLERVGAAAAPATPKVAEITAEDEGEVKAES, encoded by the coding sequence ATGCCAAAACGTATTCTCACCGGCACGGTAGTGTCAGACAAAGGTGATAAGACCATTGTCGTCAATGTCGAACGCAAAGTGAAGCATCCGCTTTACGGGAAAATTATGCGTCGTTCGAAAAAATATCACGCGCATGACGAAAAGAACGAGATGAGCACTGGTGAAACTGTGCGCATTGAGGAAACAAAACCGATTTCCAAGTTGAAAACTTGGAAGGTGCTGGAACGGGTTGGCGCTGCTGCTGCTCCTGCAACACCAAAGGTTGCTGAAATTACTGCTGAAGACGAAGGCGAAGTCAAAGCCGAAAGCTGA